DNA from Pleomorphomonas sp. T1.2MG-36:
CGCCGCCGACAAGGGCGCCACCCCGGCGCAGATCGCGCTCGCCTGGCTGCTGGCACAGAAGCCCTTCATCGTGCCGATCCCCGGCACCACCAAGCTGCATCGCCTGGAAGAGAACCTCGGCGGTGCCACCGTCGAGCTGACGGCCGCCGACCTCGCCCGCATCGCCGACGCGCTCTCCGGCTTCAAGCCGCAGGGCGAGCGCTACGCCGCCTCGCATCAGCGCTTCGTCAACCGCTGAACCAACGACAGGAGGTCAGCAATGGCCCAGACCACACCCGAAACCACGCTGGCCAACGGCCTCGCCATGCCGCTTATCGGCCTCGGCGTCTATCGCAGCAGCCCGGAGGAGACGGTGACCGCCGTATCCGCCGCGCTCGCCACCGGCTACCGGCTGATAGACACCGCCGCCGCCTATCGCAACGAGGCCGAGGTGGGCAAGGCGCTGCGCCAGAGCACCGTCGGCCGAAACGAGGTGTTCCTCGTTACCAAGCTGTGGATCAGCGACTACGGCTACGACGAGGCGCTGCACGGCTTCGACCGCAGCATGAAGAAGCTCGGCGTTGATGGCGTCGATCTCTACCTGATGCACCAGCCGATGCCCAACGAGTGGGAGCGGACGGTGGCTGCCTGGAAGGCAGTCGGCCGCCTCTACGAGGAGGGGCGAACCAAGGCGATCGGCGTCTCCAACTTCTCCTCCGAATTGCTCACCGACCTGATCGAGCGCACCGGCATCGTGCCGCACGTCAATCAGGTTGAGCTGCACCCCTTCTTCACGCAGCCCGACTTGCGCGCGACGCACCAGAAGCTCGGCATCGCAACCCAGGCCTGGTCGCCGATCGGCGGCGTCATGCGCTACGTCACCGACAACCCCGATGCGGCGCCGAGCCCGCTGTCGCATCCGGTCGTCACTGGCCTCGCGGCCAAGCACGGCAAGACGGCCGCTCAAGTAATCCTGCGCTGGCACCTGCAGCATGGCTTCTGCGCCATCCCGAAGTCGGTCAATCCCAAGCGGATCGCCGAAAACTTCGCCGTCTTCGACTTCGCGCTGACCGATGCCGAGATGGCCTCCATCGACGCCCTCGACACCGGCGTTCGCAGCGGTCCGAACCCCGCCGACATCGACACCAGGAAATATCCCCTCCGCATCGAGGATTGATCCCAGCCCGACGACAGGAGTGAACCATGACTAACGAGCGTAGCCTGACGATAGCCCGCCGCGTCTTTCTCGGCGCCGCCGGAACCTTCGCCGCCGCCTCGGCCCTGGCGAGCAGCACGTCTCATGCCTCCGCCCAGGCAGCAGCTCCGGCGGCTGCCAAGCCGGATGTTGGTCGCCGCAAGCTCGGCAAGCTCGAGGTGTCGAGCCTCGGCATCGGCGTCCAGAACATGAGCCGCACCTACCAGACGACCATTCCGACGCGAACGGAGATGCACGCCATCATCCGCGCCGCCTTCGATCATGGCGTCACCTTCTTCGATGCCGCCGAGGCCTACGGCCCGCACGAGGTCGAGCGCATCCTCGGCGAAGGCATCGCCGACTTCCGTGATCAGGTGACAATCACCTCCAAGTTCGGCTGGAACATCGACCTTGAGACCGGCGAGCGCCGCCCCGGCCTCAACAGCCAGCCTGACCACATCAAGCTGGCCGTCGAAGGCATGCTGAAGCGCCTGAAGACCGACCGCATCGACCTGCTCTATCAGCATCGCGTCGATCCGGCTGTCCCCATCGAGGACGTTGCCGGCGCGGTCAAGGATCTGATGGATCAGGGCAAGGTGCTGCACTGGGGCCTTTCCGAGATGGGCCCGCAGACGCTGCGCCGCGCCCATGCCGCACTGCCCCTCAGCGCCGTCCAGAACGAATATTCGCTGCTGTGGCGCGGCCCGGAGGAGACGGTGCTACCGCTCTGCGAGGAGCTCGGCATCGGCTTTGTCTGCTGGAGCCCGCTCGGCGTCGGCTTCCTGAACGGAGCCATCGACCAGAAGACTCGCTTTGCCGAGGGCGACATTCGTGGCATCGAGACCCGCTTTTCGCCGGACAACCTGCCGCAGAACCTCAAGCTGGTGGAATTGGTGAAGAGCTGGGCCGCCCGCAAACAGGCGACGCCAGGCCAGATCGCCTTGGCCTGGTTGATGGCGCAGAAGCCATGGATCGTGCCGATCCCCGGTTCGACGCAGATGGCCCACATGCTCGACAATGTCGGCGCGGCCTCCGTTGCCTTCACCGCCGCCGAAATCGCCGAGCTGAACGCGTCGGTGGCCGACATCAAGGTGGTCGGCCAACGCCTGCCGGACCAGGTGCTGCAATATTCGGGCGTCGAAGCGGCGGCCAGATCCTGATCGATACCTACATAACAGCATCGGCCGGGCGTTCGGTCCGGCTGCCGCCATAGGAGCGAACCCATGCAGAATATTGAAAACAAGGTCGTCGTCATCACCGGTGCCAGCAGTGGCCTTGGCGAAGCGGCGGCGCGGGAATTGGCCCGCAATGGCGCCAAGCTGGTGCTCGGCGCCCGCCGGCTCGATCGCCTTGAAGCGCTGGCCAAAGAGATCGGCATCGACGCCAAGGCCGTGGTCAAGACCGACGTTACCAAGGCGGACGAGGTCAAGGCGCTGGTGAACCGCGCCGTCGAGCTGCATGGTCGGGTCGACGTGATCATCAACAACGCCGGCATCATGCCGCAGTCGCCGCTCGAGCGGCTGCGCATCGACGAATGGGATCAGATGATCGACGTCAACATCAAGGGCGTGCTCTACGGCATCGCCGCCGTGCTGCCGCACATGACCCGCCAGAAGAGCGGCCAGATCATCAACGTGTCGTCGGTGGCCGGTCACAAGGTCAGGGCCGGCGGCGCCGTCTACTCGGCCACCAAGCACGCCGTGCGGGTCATCTCCGAAGGCCTCCGCCAGGAGGTGAAGCCCTATAACATCCGCACCACGATCATCTCCCCCGGCGCTGTCGACACTGAATTGCCGAACAGCATCAGCGAGAGCGATGTCGCCGCCGGCATCAAGCAGTTCTACGAAAAGATGGCGATCCCCGCCGACTCTTTTGCCCGTTGCGTCGTCTTCGCCATGAGCCAGCCCGACGACGTCGACATCAACGAGATCCTGTTCCGGCCGACGGCGCAGGAACTCTGAGGCAGTGCCATGACTGACCGGATTACCCGCCGCACCTTGCTGGCGGCACCCGGCCTGCTGCCTCTGGCCGTTCAGGCGGCCAGTGCGCAGCCGGCCGGCGGACCAGAGAGGACGACATCGAAAATCCTCGTCGCCTACTTCTCCCGCTCGGGCAACACCCGGGTGATCGCCGGCACACTCCAGCGGGAGCTCGGGGCGGACCTGTTCGAGATCAGGCCCGAACGGCCCTACCCCGACGACTACGAGGAGACGGTGGCTGAGGCGACGCGCGAGCGCGACAGCGGCTTCGAACCGCCCCTTGAAGCGGTGGTGGCCGATATCGCCGCCTACGACACCATTTTCCTCGGCTTGCCGATCTGGGGTGAAACCGCCCCGCCGGTGATCCGCTCCTTCCTGCGGGCGCTTGATCTCATGGGAAAGACGCTGCGGCCATTCATCACCCATGGCGGCTACGGGCCGGGATCGAGCATGGCGGTGCTGGCCGACCACGCGCCGGGCGCGCGCATCCTGCCGCCCTTGGTGATGGAGGCTGAATAGGAGCGCCGAACGCCCAACCAGGTGAGAACCTGGCTGACACAAACCCGACGCTGAAGACAGTGAAAGAGTGATCCATATGCCAGCCCACTTTGTCACTTAGAGGCTGCAATTTGGGCTATCTCGCCATCATGTATCATTGGCATATCGC
Protein-coding regions in this window:
- a CDS encoding aldo/keto reductase, with product MAQTTPETTLANGLAMPLIGLGVYRSSPEETVTAVSAALATGYRLIDTAAAYRNEAEVGKALRQSTVGRNEVFLVTKLWISDYGYDEALHGFDRSMKKLGVDGVDLYLMHQPMPNEWERTVAAWKAVGRLYEEGRTKAIGVSNFSSELLTDLIERTGIVPHVNQVELHPFFTQPDLRATHQKLGIATQAWSPIGGVMRYVTDNPDAAPSPLSHPVVTGLAAKHGKTAAQVILRWHLQHGFCAIPKSVNPKRIAENFAVFDFALTDAEMASIDALDTGVRSGPNPADIDTRKYPLRIED
- a CDS encoding aldo/keto reductase, with the translated sequence MTNERSLTIARRVFLGAAGTFAAASALASSTSHASAQAAAPAAAKPDVGRRKLGKLEVSSLGIGVQNMSRTYQTTIPTRTEMHAIIRAAFDHGVTFFDAAEAYGPHEVERILGEGIADFRDQVTITSKFGWNIDLETGERRPGLNSQPDHIKLAVEGMLKRLKTDRIDLLYQHRVDPAVPIEDVAGAVKDLMDQGKVLHWGLSEMGPQTLRRAHAALPLSAVQNEYSLLWRGPEETVLPLCEELGIGFVCWSPLGVGFLNGAIDQKTRFAEGDIRGIETRFSPDNLPQNLKLVELVKSWAARKQATPGQIALAWLMAQKPWIVPIPGSTQMAHMLDNVGAASVAFTAAEIAELNASVADIKVVGQRLPDQVLQYSGVEAAARS
- a CDS encoding SDR family oxidoreductase: MQNIENKVVVITGASSGLGEAAARELARNGAKLVLGARRLDRLEALAKEIGIDAKAVVKTDVTKADEVKALVNRAVELHGRVDVIINNAGIMPQSPLERLRIDEWDQMIDVNIKGVLYGIAAVLPHMTRQKSGQIINVSSVAGHKVRAGGAVYSATKHAVRVISEGLRQEVKPYNIRTTIISPGAVDTELPNSISESDVAAGIKQFYEKMAIPADSFARCVVFAMSQPDDVDINEILFRPTAQEL
- a CDS encoding flavodoxin, producing the protein MTDRITRRTLLAAPGLLPLAVQAASAQPAGGPERTTSKILVAYFSRSGNTRVIAGTLQRELGADLFEIRPERPYPDDYEETVAEATRERDSGFEPPLEAVVADIAAYDTIFLGLPIWGETAPPVIRSFLRALDLMGKTLRPFITHGGYGPGSSMAVLADHAPGARILPPLVMEAE